Part of the Woronichinia naegeliana WA131 genome, AATTTCCTGACATCCCATTTCCTTAAGTTTTCGAGCCACCTCTTTGTATTTCACTATGCACCTACAGGAATTAAACTTTCTGTCCAAAGAATCGTGGGTTCAACAATAGGCTGTAATATCGGAGGTAAAGGCTGTCCCAAATCTTGATAAGCCTCAATGAGTGCCGATAAAGCATCAGAAACATTCGGAACAACTTCTTCTAATGTATCCGCCTCTGTAATGAGATTCGGCAAAAGCGGACAAGTAATCGTATAACCGCCTTCTGGTT contains:
- a CDS encoding type II toxin-antitoxin system HicB family antitoxin → MENIYKLPLILEPQPEGGYTITCPLLPNLITEADTLEEVVPNVSDALSALIEAYQDLGQPLPPILQPIVEPTILWTESLIPVGA